The Longimicrobium sp. genome window below encodes:
- a CDS encoding putative capsular polysaccharide synthesis family protein: MGPTSSPAAGAIRGALAAGLQRLAGLAGREPMLEDLALILTIPRTGTYTLVELVRGLGIRADVRGTSHQLCLRRPPEEWERDGRRRSVLAAAAWDRGRTNERWEAHRHLRRRAPAAGCDAPRKVHVIASTREPVSQRLSHAFFSASESPELTGVSSALGQLTDREPHRAGLLSGAHWWELDVWFDRHVKPNLGIDVFAEPFDRARGWQIYEGEDARLLLVRQESFDALPEAAGVFFGLRAGAVPDANAGEGHAYRGSYREARERVRVPASLLDTVYSARYASHFYTPDEIRAFKKRWSEPAP; the protein is encoded by the coding sequence TTGGGACCGACGTCTTCGCCGGCCGCTGGCGCGATCCGCGGCGCGCTGGCCGCGGGGCTTCAGCGCCTGGCCGGTCTGGCGGGAAGGGAACCGATGCTGGAGGACCTGGCACTGATCCTCACCATCCCCAGGACCGGTACCTACACCCTGGTGGAGCTCGTCCGGGGCCTGGGAATCCGGGCGGACGTGCGTGGAACGAGCCACCAGTTGTGCCTGCGCCGCCCTCCGGAAGAGTGGGAACGCGACGGCCGGCGGCGTAGCGTGCTGGCTGCCGCCGCGTGGGACCGCGGGCGCACCAACGAGCGCTGGGAGGCGCACCGGCACCTTCGGCGCAGGGCTCCCGCCGCCGGCTGCGACGCCCCCCGCAAGGTCCACGTGATCGCCTCCACCCGGGAGCCGGTGAGCCAGCGGCTGTCCCACGCGTTCTTCAGCGCGAGCGAGAGCCCGGAGTTGACTGGCGTGAGCTCGGCACTCGGCCAGCTGACGGACAGGGAGCCGCACCGGGCGGGGCTCCTGAGCGGCGCCCACTGGTGGGAGCTCGACGTGTGGTTCGACCGGCACGTGAAGCCCAACCTGGGCATCGACGTCTTCGCCGAGCCGTTCGACCGGGCCCGCGGCTGGCAGATCTACGAGGGGGAGGATGCGCGGCTCCTGCTGGTGCGGCAGGAAAGCTTCGACGCCCTCCCGGAGGCGGCGGGCGTCTTCTTCGGGCTCCGCGCGGGCGCGGTCCCGGACGCCAACGCCGGCGAGGGCCACGCCTATCGCGGCAGCTACCGGGAGGCACGCGAAAGGGTCAGGGTGCCGGCCTCGCTCCTGGACACGGTGTACTCGGCCCGCTACGCGAGCCATTTCTACACGCCGGACGAGATCCGCGCGTTCAAGAAACGCTGGAGCGAGCCCGCTCCCTGA